Below is a window of Selenomonadales bacterium DNA.
GTTTTGCGAACTCTACCGCCTTGGCAAAGAAAGATAACTCTGCCGTAGCAGCCGTGGGATTATTGGGGTAGTTAAGGTACATGAGAGACGCACGCCGCAAGATATCTGGCGGGATGGCGCTAAAGTCCGGCAAGAAGTTGTTCTCCGGCAGCAACGGCATGTGATAGGGTTCGGCATTTGCCAAAATCGCCGCCATTTCATACACGGGATAAGCCGGGTTTGGCACCAAAACGACGTCGCCCGGGTTCGCTACCGCCAAAGCAAAGTGGGCGATGCCTTCCTTAGAACCGATAAGCCCTACTAGCTCGCGGTCTGAATGCACGCTTATGCCAAACCGCTGCTGTAGCCAAGTGGCGGCGCTACGGCGGAAGGCGGGGTCCCCGTCGTATTCGGGGTATTGGTGCGTAGCGGTTCTATTGCGCACGATATCGACAAAGGCCTCTACGATAAAGTCAGGCGTCGGCACGTCGGGGTCGCCTACGCCAAGGTTAATTAGGTCAACGCCGCGTGCGCGCGCCTCCCACTTGAGGCGGTCAATCTCGGCAAACAGATACTTAGGCATGTTGTGAATGCGTTCTGCTATGTGCATGTGTTTCCTCCTTTAGTGAACGTGGTGAAGTGCTCAGTGCTCAGTGCCTAGTGCTCAGTGCTCAGTGCCTAGTGCCTAGTGCTCAGCAGAGGTAAAGGTGCAAGGTAAAAGGGGAAAGGGTCCCACTGCGACACGGCTCTACTGGGCACTGGGCACTGGGCACTCCCTCTACTAGGAGCAAGGAGCGAAGCAAAAAGCTCCGTCCCTTTCCTTTTGCTTCCTTCATCCTCGCCTGGCCCTTGCCACAGCTACATGTGCTTGCGTTGCTAGGTACTGTGCGGTAAGGTCGTGAAGTTCGTTCAGGAAGGCGGCGCACACGTCGGCCGAAAGTCCGTCTACGGTCGGCTCGCGGCGTGCCGTGCAGCCGTCAACCACACCTGCCTCGCAAAGACTCGTTAGCAGAGCCTGCTCCTCCGCCGCAGTAGGCAGTAGATTCTCATTCTGCAAGACTGACAACGCGGCAATCAGCGCGTAGGCTCCCCAATTGCTCACCCCCGCACAGACGACAGACTGCGCGTCGCTAGCGGCCGCGATAGATGTGCCATTGACAGCCGTGGCAATACGGCGTCCGGCGCTCCCGCAGCCAAGTTCATTGCCGCCGTCGCCGATGGCAATGGTATAGATGCCTGCGCGCTCTGCGGCGGACAGAGCTGCATCTAGCATCGGCACATGCTGCGAAATGTCTATCCCGCGCATATTGCGGCACTTCCCGTCACTGCCTTGGCCTGGATACTCTAAGGCCACAAACACTTGGCAAGGATAGTCCTGCCAGAGGTCACTGGGCACCTTTCCGGGCTGCAAAGCGACAAACTGGGAGCGCAAGGCTAGGTTGCCGCGGCATACCGCTATGGCCTCGCGCGCGCTCACAGCGCCGAGGATATAGACAGCCTTGCCTAAGCGTTCTAGAGCTCGCGCCAAAAAGGCTGCTCCGGGCGGTCCGTCACTTTCGACCGCTTGCGCGGACGGGATGTAGAACCCTGTGGCGATGGCGACGGCTTCTGCTTTTCTTAGTCGCTCGGCCGCAATGGCTAGTGTTCCCGGCCTCTGTTCCTGCGCTAACCCACGCTGCCCGGGGTCTTGCCGGAGGTGCCATTCTAGTGCTGCGAAGTGCCCCATAGTTGCCTCCTGTGACAATCAGAATTGCGGCAATAGACGCCGCTGTGCCTCTAAGAGGTCGGCTACCAGTAACTGTGCTATCTGTTGGTTAGGCACCAACGGGTGCATGCGCATGGCTTCAACTGCGAGTTGACGGTCGCCTTTTAAGGCCGCCGCAACATTTAAGGCTTCGGCTCGCTCCACGCGTACAATTAGCTCCTTTAGGCCCGCGTCTAGCTCCCCCGGTACCGGCAACAATCGCGCTCCCTCGCTACTTACGTGACTTGGCACCTCGACAATAGCCTCTGTCGGCAGCCACGCAATTACTCCCTGATTGCGACCGTTTACCACAAGGCGGTCGTTGCGCCTAGCTTCCATGCTGGCGATTACCTGCACGGCTAAGTCACCGTGCCCCGGGACACCACGCCGCAAGCGCAGGCGCGGCTTGGGTTGCTCCGCTTGCTCACGGTAGTGACTGTACACAACGGGGAGTTTAAGCATCAGGTCTTGCGCTCGCGTCCGCTTTTGCCTCTGCTGCTCGCGGAAAATCTCCTGGGTATAGTAGTAATACAAGAGATAGGGTGAAGGTAGAACCCCGAAGCGCCGCAAAAGGCGCGCCATTCTCCCCACGAAACCGGGGACATGCGCTAGCGGGCCGCTAAGCGACCGTAACCAAGGCA
It encodes the following:
- a CDS encoding LL-diaminopimelate aminotransferase; amino-acid sequence: MHIAERIHNMPKYLFAEIDRLKWEARARGVDLINLGVGDPDVPTPDFIVEAFVDIVRNRTATHQYPEYDGDPAFRRSAATWLQQRFGISVHSDRELVGLIGSKEGIAHFALAVANPGDVVLVPNPAYPVYEMAAILANAEPYHMPLLPENNFLPDFSAIPPDILRRASLMYLNYPNNPTAATAELSFFAKAVEFAKQHNIVICHDNAYSEITFDGFVAPSILEVPGAMDCCIELNSLSKPFNMTGWRVAFAYGNEKLITALRKVKTATDSGQFTAIQFAAMEGLANPTGTIARMRNIYEARRALVIDALGKMGLPCPVPRASLYVWLPIPAGFASSQEFAMQLLAEQGVIVSPGIGFGRFGEGYWRISLTTPDPRLAAGLERIAAFLRR
- a CDS encoding DUF4392 domain-containing protein; this encodes MGHFAALEWHLRQDPGQRGLAQEQRPGTLAIAAERLRKAEAVAIATGFYIPSAQAVESDGPPGAAFLARALERLGKAVYILGAVSAREAIAVCRGNLALRSQFVALQPGKVPSDLWQDYPCQVFVALEYPGQGSDGKCRNMRGIDISQHVPMLDAALSAAERAGIYTIAIGDGGNELGCGSAGRRIATAVNGTSIAAASDAQSVVCAGVSNWGAYALIAALSVLQNENLLPTAAEEQALLTSLCEAGVVDGCTARREPTVDGLSADVCAAFLNELHDLTAQYLATQAHVAVARARRG